From the genome of Vagococcus entomophilus:
GGGAAGGAGGCAATGCAGATACCATGTTTGGACAACAGGAAAGCGTGGTTTATTTATACAAAAATAGTTTAGACTATGTTCGACACAAACTATTAGTTAATTTGGATTTGGAAAAGTCTGATCAGCGTGATCAAAAAAATTATGAACCGAATGAAGATGGGACTGTCTCAGAAAAAACACCGAAGATCGATAATAATTGGGGAGGGAATTATTGATGGACCGGATTTTATTAGTGGAGGATAATGAATCAATTAATTATTTGGTAAAATCAAGTTTGGAAGCAGTAGGATATACGTGTATTCCTGCTGCTGATGGTGAAGTTGCTGCTGATTTAGTCGAGCAGGAAGCATTTGATCTAGCGATTGTAGATATTATGTTACCGAAAATAGATGGGTATGAATTAATTCGCTACTTTCAGGAGTTTCAGTTGCCAGTCATCTTCTTAACTGCAAAAGACAGTTTACAAGATAAAGTGAAAGGGCTTCAACTAGGAGCAGATGATTATATTGCGAAACCTTTTGAAATTGTAGAGTTACTTGCAAGAGTGGAGGCAGTCCTTAGAAGATTAAAGGGGACGAGAAAACATCTGATTTTTGGAGAGATTGAGCTAAGTGCGAGCGCGCATACCGTTTTTGTTAAAGGGGAGAGAATTAGGTTGTCTCCCAAAGAATTTAATCTCTTAGAAATATTAATGATTAACAAAAATATAGCCTTGTCTAGGGAGTATCTGTATCAAAAAATTTGGGGAAAAGAAGAGTTGGATGATTCTAGAACGGTAGATTTACACGTTCAAAGGCTTCGAAAAAAAGCACATTTGGAAAAATATATTGTGACAATTTCGAAGTACGGGTACCGAATGGAGTGGGACGGGTGAGGTTATCATTTAAGATTTTTTTGTCGACCTTTACAATTATTCTGCTAATTTTTTCAATTAGCTGTTCAATTGCACTAGTCTATGTCTTCAATCAAAATTATCAAAGTGAAAAGAAAAAAGCACAAGATGAAAATAAGGCATTGATTTCACTCATCAATAACCAGTTTCAAAGTAATACGCTCTTTAGTTCCTTTAATTTTGATGGAAATATAAAAGAAGTAGCAAAAGTAATCAATCAATCTTCAGGTTATCTTTTTAAGATTGTAGATGAAAATGGACAATTACTATATGCTTCAACAGAAGTGAGGAATATCCCTAACCAAAAAGCCTTGTATGACAAAAATTATGATGAGCAAAAAATAAAATTAGTTGTTCAAACCGTGCATTATGTAGTAGTTGCTTCACGGATTAAGTTTCGAGAGGAATCGCTTTACATTGAAAACTATCATCCGGTTGAAGAAACTTTCAAAAGTAAAGCAGTGCTGATAAACGGATATTACAGATTACTTTTGGTCATTATTTGCCTAGGGGCAATCTTGATTGGTTTAAGCTCCATGATACTTACAAGAACAATCAGTAGTCTTTCAAAAACTTCACGAAGTATTATTAGTGGGAAATTTCATGAGCGGGTCGAGGTAAAAACAAATGATGAAATTGGGCAACTCGCCAAAGATTTTAACGAAATGACGGATAAGCTCGAACAAAAAATCGATGATGTGAAGCAAGCAAAAGAAAGACAAGAAGAATTTATGGCCAGCTTTGCCCATGAGGTAAGAACACCGCTTACGTCTGTCATTGGATATGCGCAAATGCTTCAAATTAATAAGATGAATAAAGCGGAATCAGAAAAAGCTTTATTTTATATTTTATCAGAAGGAAGACGGATTAATCGCTTGTCCAACAAGCTATTGGAGTTGATATTGCTTGAAAAAAATAAATTGGTATTAGAAGAATTGAGTACAGCTGTGATACAAGAAGATATAGAAAATTTTTTAAAAGGAATGTTTCAACAAAAGGCTTCATATCAAATTGCGTTAGAAGCTGGAAAAATCTATGCAGATCATGATTTGCTCAAGATTTTATTGACCAATGTTCTCTCAAATAGTTTGAAATTCTTACCTGTTGAAACGGGCAACATCACAATCAATGGAAAAGTATTGGAAAAGGGATATGAAATAGAAATAATAGACAATGGCTGTGGCATTCCTGCAGTTGAGTTGGAAAAAATCAGAGAACCATTTTATCGAGTGGAAAAATCTCGGGAAGGGAAGAATGTTGGATTGGGGCTTTCAATTGTCCAAAAAATCACAGAAATTCATCAAGCAAAGTGGCAGATTATCAGTCAAGAAGGGCAGGGAACGACGGTTGTGATTCGATTTTTTGAAGGAAAAAAAATATGAAGAAAATTTATTATGGGCTCGCTCTTTTATTTTTAGTCGTTGTAATAGTAGTGGGGTTAATTTTGCCAACAGAAGTTTTCAAGTGGTATTCCTGGAAAAAACTCAATGAGGTATCGGTTGGGAAAATGACCATTCATGAAGAAAATCAAAGTCAAATGTTGAGCCTAAGCGAGAAAATTTCCATTCAGTTAAAATATAAAAATACACTCAATACAAATGTTTCACAAAACATAAAAAAACAAGACAAAGTTTTAAAAGAACAGTTAGAAAGAAAAGTGAATGAATTTTTAAAAGAAGTAAAAGGAATAGACATTAAAGTCAATGTCTATTCTTGGA
Proteins encoded in this window:
- a CDS encoding response regulator transcription factor → MDRILLVEDNESINYLVKSSLEAVGYTCIPAADGEVAADLVEQEAFDLAIVDIMLPKIDGYELIRYFQEFQLPVIFLTAKDSLQDKVKGLQLGADDYIAKPFEIVELLARVEAVLRRLKGTRKHLIFGEIELSASAHTVFVKGERIRLSPKEFNLLEILMINKNIALSREYLYQKIWGKEELDDSRTVDLHVQRLRKKAHLEKYIVTISKYGYRMEWDG
- a CDS encoding HAMP domain-containing sensor histidine kinase encodes the protein MRLSFKIFLSTFTIILLIFSISCSIALVYVFNQNYQSEKKKAQDENKALISLINNQFQSNTLFSSFNFDGNIKEVAKVINQSSGYLFKIVDENGQLLYASTEVRNIPNQKALYDKNYDEQKIKLVVQTVHYVVVASRIKFREESLYIENYHPVEETFKSKAVLINGYYRLLLVIICLGAILIGLSSMILTRTISSLSKTSRSIISGKFHERVEVKTNDEIGQLAKDFNEMTDKLEQKIDDVKQAKERQEEFMASFAHEVRTPLTSVIGYAQMLQINKMNKAESEKALFYILSEGRRINRLSNKLLELILLEKNKLVLEELSTAVIQEDIENFLKGMFQQKASYQIALEAGKIYADHDLLKILLTNVLSNSLKFLPVETGNITINGKVLEKGYEIEIIDNGCGIPAVELEKIREPFYRVEKSREGKNVGLGLSIVQKITEIHQAKWQIISQEGQGTTVVIRFFEGKKI